In Firmicutes bacterium ASF500, a single genomic region encodes these proteins:
- the mglB_1 gene encoding D-galactose-binding periplasmic protein, translating to MKKTLALALAAVMSLGLLAGCGGGGGGDASKPAASSKPATSEPAASSQPAASDPASSLPDAPAGGGTVGVCIYKFDDAFMTTYRNSLQEILEGKGYQVTVVDGNNDQAKQNEQINTFITQKVDALIINPVMTSAADQIISTVKDAGIPTVLINREPTAEQMAAYDKLVYVGCDAAQSGTFQGELILETANQGDINGDGKISYIMIQGDPENIDAQLRTEYSVKALQEAGKEVEQLNLTRGDWDRNRGQEIAANDLAQFGDKIEVIFCNNDDMAIGALQAIQAAGRKVNEDIYLVGVDALDAALNEVMNGNMTGTVLNDAVGQATEAVNQMELLLSGTTYASGEQSVYVPYVKVTPDNAKDFVK from the coding sequence ATGAAAAAGACACTTGCTCTTGCACTGGCTGCTGTCATGAGCCTCGGCCTGCTGGCCGGCTGCGGCGGCGGCGGCGGCGGCGACGCCAGCAAACCCGCGGCTTCCAGCAAGCCCGCCACCTCTGAGCCCGCTGCTTCCAGTCAGCCCGCCGCCTCCGACCCCGCCAGCTCCCTGCCCGACGCCCCCGCCGGCGGCGGCACCGTGGGCGTCTGCATCTACAAGTTTGACGACGCCTTCATGACCACCTACCGTAACTCCCTCCAGGAGATCCTGGAAGGCAAGGGCTACCAGGTCACCGTCGTGGACGGCAACAACGACCAGGCCAAGCAGAACGAGCAGATCAACACCTTCATCACCCAGAAGGTGGACGCGCTGATCATCAACCCCGTTATGACCTCCGCCGCTGACCAGATCATCTCCACCGTGAAGGACGCCGGCATCCCCACCGTCCTCATCAACCGCGAGCCCACCGCCGAGCAGATGGCCGCCTATGACAAGCTGGTCTACGTGGGCTGCGACGCCGCTCAGTCCGGCACCTTCCAGGGCGAGCTGATCCTGGAGACCGCCAACCAGGGCGACATCAACGGCGACGGCAAGATCTCCTACATCATGATCCAGGGCGACCCAGAGAACATCGACGCCCAGCTGCGCACCGAGTACTCCGTCAAGGCCCTTCAGGAGGCCGGCAAGGAGGTTGAGCAGCTCAACCTGACCCGCGGCGACTGGGACCGCAACCGCGGCCAGGAGATCGCCGCCAACGATCTGGCCCAGTTCGGCGACAAGATCGAGGTCATCTTCTGCAACAACGACGACATGGCCATCGGCGCGCTCCAGGCCATCCAGGCCGCCGGCCGCAAGGTCAACGAGGACATCTACCTGGTGGGTGTTGACGCTCTGGACGCCGCTCTGAACGAGGTTATGAACGGCAACATGACCGGCACCGTGCTCAACGATGCCGTGGGCCAGGCCACCGAGGCCGTCAACCAGATGGAGCTGCTGCTCAGCGGCACCACCTACGCCTCCGGCGAGCAGAGCGTGTACGTTCCCTACGTGAAGGTCACGCCCGACAACGCCAAGGACTTTGTGAAATAA